In the genome of Raphanus sativus cultivar WK10039 chromosome 9, ASM80110v3, whole genome shotgun sequence, the window ttaaCCAtacatacaattttaaaaaaaaattacagattCTGCTactgaaattttaaatattcctAGATATCAACATTAATTATCTTTTGTCatttaaaacaaacatatagCATCCCGTAATTGTTtctaacataaatataaaatattttgttttcaactgTATTGGGAAATAAAAAGAGTTGTgaaacacaatatataaataccaTTCTTCATCTCTtagataaaacaatataaaatatcattattaatCTTCTTagtttactaatatatattataaagaagaatcaatataaataataatttgaaacaataaattaaattagcGTATTCACACTATATGactataattttagaaaatattataatatacaaTTAGTTATATTgtacataataaaatttatatcattaattatgaaaaataagtatttatttataaaagtaaaaataataccCACACGGAATTGGTGGATCAAGTTCTAGGGCCTTTTaatctaaacatatattatacttttgttaaattaactataaaattattaataatctacatttaatattttctctttttccttaaataaaatatacatagttatataatgtgtttaaaatacattttaattttaaaattaacattgAACAAATATTGagaacttaatattttaattttgaaattatcatCGATTTTTAAGaatgataataaattattaaatatcccatactaattttttttatcaatgatTTAGAATTTTGATATAAGAagatataaatgattatataaccATATGATTAGGGCCGTATCAAAaatctactatatatatatatctgtgtTTTTAGTATTTAACTTGTGGTATTTTTAAcagtttttctaaaataaataatggtatgtaaaaataacatatataatatttattttgtgtaaGGCGCCAGTTTTAAATTAGTAGTAAGTTACGTCTATGTACCAGTGCATGGTATGGTCGATAGTTTGCACCAGCAAGTTAACTAATGATTCATCCTAGtcaaattttttgaatttatagtTGAACCGGTCTTTTAAGTTGTACGAAATATGTTAACGGAGGAACTTAGTCAAATTCAAATTCAACCAAATACAATTATGCAAGAAACATTCAAATCATAGCATGACCTCAATAGATAGAGATAAGcacattaaaagttaaaatatgtTTGCTTGTCTATATGCTATAAAAATAGTACAGCTGTTTTTCATTAGATAAACGTTGTTTTGAGATGTTGACCATCTCTTATGTGgatgaaaatttattttctatttttcttatgaTGGTTGATAGAACCAATCAAATGGCAAATCGGTTTTAAAAATGGCTTTGGTTAGAGACTCGATGAAACCTAACCAAGCGTGACTAGAGTTAAAAAAACGTAGCTGAGTTCTTCTCGTGGTCGGTACTGAGCCAAACCTAATGAAATATTGgtcttaaacttttaattttttttttaaaaattacatagaTAATAACTCTTAAAAATCActttaaaatcttaaatttacCCCCCAAAAATTTAgctgaaattttcaaaatatcgcatacattttcttaaatatCTTAGGGTCGGTCCTACTTTTTCTGAGTAGGCctggtggacctcatatatttaaattaaatgtcacattctttatatataatacgtaccatagtctaactttgcattgatgtatttccttaaatacagtttttctttttgtctatattctatatatgatttttacatttattacatgtcgatttagataagatatatactaagaatactaaaaatattaattgcactataattaccctatacaattcattataaatttatcagtatactttcattggccatattaattttattagtactaaTAACATTaagtagataagtcatagacatatacataaaaatatgacTATTCTTTTAACTAcattgggcctaatctactttctaaaacaaataacacatagcttcatatattgtatagaaaatagtaatattgtatagtattatacttatacaataatactaaaaacaaaccaaactgaaaatataatatatatcgaaaatgctttgaaccattacacacaaaatatattagactttgGAGataaaaattcactttgaaattacgtaataattattttaaaaaattaaatttcgtaatgtacaaaaaacataagttttatataaattttgtgttacaataaaataatacaactcgcgcttgcaaagtgttattttacatacgaaagacagttttgatattgttctttaaacacaaaattgaattatacaaactcgatactacataaaactaaacaatatagaatatattttaaaaataaaacccgtgcggatgtgcatatgtttatataatatataaatatattatgttacacatattttcatataaataataccccaatgtaagttttgtataataaatgttgaaaatacaaaatatatagcactatatattttaaataatataagaaaatctactttacgttatcataaattttaaaaatcagatttagtaattaaacacattgcttatttaaacacattagtacacattgttatttatcaaaattttatattaatacacattgcgatcatatataacatttagtaaaaacaaagataaaaaagaaaattgactcccgctcggtcgagcgggtcatgatctagtattgTTTATACTAAGTACACTCTTTTTTTGGTAATCGAAGAAACTGTTGAAGCAAGATTCCACTGACCACTATGATGATCGGGATTTACTTTCAAGTGTTTTTTCCTCGAGGTTGTGAAGCTGAAATTTAGCCAAAGGGATGTTCAGAATCAGTAAACACCGGCATAACCAACATATGAGTATGACAATGGAAGCTATTGTCCCGGTTGTCTAGCCACTCACATTAGGTGACAATGGTGGTGTTGCCTATTCACTATATCTCATTCCTTTTACTTCATTGTTTCACTTTATGTACACTGTGCACACCGTTCTCTGACTACACGGACCATTAAAACCACTTATAGTGCAAAATATAATCGAGGAAACCTGAAAAATTGTCTACCAGTTTATGGAAAATCCAACAGAAAATAtctcaacaaaaatatatacattggattttcatataatttttagattCTTACAGTTAGAtgctaatatttatatatacatatatatgtatttcaAGAATTTTATGTTGAGAAACCTCCATTGGATCGTTctaagaattatatatatatattagtatttaagtatggatgtctgaaaattATGAGAAATCCAACCaaaaatatttccttttatgtatttttagaaTTTGAAAAATCCTCATTGAGGTTGTTCTAAGAAATAGATATTAGaagctaaaaaaatataattcagaAGGATATGTAAATGATTCGTAGACAACATCTCAGTCTTTTATCTTGGTCTTTGCTTCTGCTTTAAGTTAACTTTTCCTCCGTTCGTTCCTGTGCACACTCGTTTGGCCATTGGTGAAGATTTTCACTACTACAGTGAATAAAAACATCTTATTTCTTCAGTACACAAGAACTACGACTAACTCAACGGACAGTATGAttctcataaaaatatataaagaaataactCATGTGACAATGGAGATTATGTATATACTACAGTACTGTTATAAAGTACTAAGAATTCTTTAAATGCATTGATGTAATCGGACGACATCAAAGAAACATCCTACGAATGGTTCTAGCGAAAGCTCGAGACACCAATCTTCCAACCAAGTCACCTGGCAACTGAAGCAACCGCTGTTGCGACTCTTGCGGAAGCTGCAACATTCATTCCAACACCACCCCAAAAAAAGAAGCCAGGACAATTAATAtcgaattataaataaataaacatgtaGGGATGTCTTATGCAGAGACGTTACCTCGGGTAAGATGGAGAGAATCGGGAGCATCTCTTCAGCTGATGGAAGCTGATACATGACTAGTGATGCTTCGTCTTGAGGTGTGAGTGCCTCCCCATTTTTACTAGTTGCTTTTACTTGCTGCAAGATTGATGCCGCAAacatttcaaatatatacaaaccGTATTCGATCGAACTTCAacattatacaaaaaaaaaagagagagaggattTCGTACTGTGCTTACAGCTTCATCCCCTCGCATCCCTGAGAACAACGAGATGAGTCGATTGAAGGTTCTTAGGTTTGTTATGTCTTCTTCTGTCAAGGAGTTGAATGGCCTTGAGCCAGAAAATGGAGATACAGATGTGAAGGAGTCCAAAGTTGCCAATCCAAATGCATCAAGACCCTGTAAGATAAAATTGATAATAAGCAATCGTTTTGTTTAACAAAGAATAAATGTTCAATAGATATTTGATTTCAATATATGCTTGTCAAGCCAGTCAGTTTGTTGGAAAACCCTTCGATCAAACAGCGGAAACAacacatttttttaaatacctACCTTAGCGAATTCTCGAAGAAGGATTTCTCTTACAAAAGAACCCTGTTCAAAGTTTCAAGATCTCATTAGTTGTAACATTAGTTTATGATTCGCAGTACAAAAACTACAGCTTATATATACCTGTTCTGTGAAAGTAAAAGCAAGTATTTGCTTCATGACGATCTTAGAGTCCGTGCCTTCCACCGGGTTCTGAACCAATGCCGTCTCTGTCCTCAGAGACTGAAGAAAGAAGATAATGATAAGAAACCAAACGACTATTCTTTGTTCTGTAAAGAGCTAAACCCATAGACTTTCTCGAGAGTAGGATGTATTTTCTATAGTTTTCATCCAAATCATCATGCAGATTTCACAGTCTTTGGTTGGCTCTCAGGCTATTTGTATAATTATTCAACTGTCTACTGACTAATTTGTCATTGAATCAGTATCCAAACTCTATCATACGCACAACTCCAAACCAAATACACAAGCTCAGCAGCAAGGATAAAGAAACTGACAGCACGAGTGTacaagaaaaagacaaacaatGAAGGGCGATTTAAATCCAGGCTCACCTCGGTAACCAAAGACTCAAGACGGTCAATTCGGAAAACACCTTCCTGGAAGAGACGCATATAAAGGAGGGTACGTTCAGGAAGAAACAGACTGAAAAAAGAGGATGTTCAGTTTAACTAGACAAGATAGTTTAGTACCTCGTACAAAAGAGATTGAAGAGAACTTTTCAGCTGGGGAGAGCTGTCAGTTAGGATTTTCCTAGCAATCCAAGGGTATGTACTGCCCAATACCTTGTAGTTTGGGTTAATACCAATGGCAATGCCCTCCAAAACAGCAAGGCTGGGGAATACAAGGTGAGGAACAAGAAATCATGCATATTATGTCTCAGTAGACAGAAAAATACTAATCACACATAAGCCGTGGTTGAGAGTAAAAGTaggataatttaaaattaatcatataACATAGACCAGTTGGACCTACAATCTTCTGCAAAAGCTCTTAGAAAGTTTAAGAACTCTCAACATCGCAAAACAAGAATGTCCATAATACCAGCAAAACGGCGGGATGACTATACTGTACAACGAATATATATAGTACCTGCGGATAACAAGAGAAAAATAGGGCGGTATTCGGAACTTGAATTGGTACCTGAGAGTTTGACAAACGAGTATCAGCATCTAATAAGTAAACATAACATATGCAAGTAGAGTAGTATGTGTTAGTTTAAGTACAACTGTTACTACATAGTTTTTCCTAAGTCGCCAGACAGGTCACCAAAGCTTATATTGCGAACCCCTCTGGCAATTGCATCTTGAAAAACGTCTGTAGAGAGAAGACATTTGTTTCAGAACGCAACATATGTTTTTAATACTAATATGTAGCTGCAAAATAACACTCTTTTTCCCAAACCAAAAGCCAGAACAAACCTGTTAAAGCCTTCGTCACAGCGCCCTTTTCAGCTGTCGGTGGAAGAAGCCTACAGAAGTTGTGCAGATGAGATTAGGAAATGTCAACAGTTGAAAGTTCAGATTATAATGGACACCAGTGACCAGAGTACCCCAGAGTTACAAAGTCTTTAGCCAGCGATTTGAAGTCACGATTTACGAGATGAAGACATGCTTCCATGAATCCATCACGTAATTCTGGCCTAAATTCCCCCATCATACCAAAGTCTGTAAGAAAAACAAACGAAAATTTCAATCAGTTACAAATAAAAGTTACTTCACAGGACAACAAAATCTGTCTTTACTTTCTAGACATCAAGAGGGGCAGGAAAAGTCCCCACTTCAGTGGTACTATGTGAAAAATAAACCACCGAGTAAAAAGTCACATAGGTGTACATGTTTCTGATTAATTCACTGTATCATCAAATAGATTAGCTGAAACAAAGGTGGAATCTATCACCAGAGCATCAGCGACTAGTCTCTTTTCTTTGAGCAAAGAAACaactatacatattatatataatctgGCAAATGGAATGCAGCTTGATAACCCAAAAAGTTAGTATTGAAATTGAGGAATACCTAAATATGCAAGTTGGCCATCGTATGTGCGTAGAAAATTCCCAGGGTGGGGATCGGCATGATAAAATCCATACTCCAGAAGTTGATTAAACGAACAGTATACGCCAACCTCAACTAAATAAAGATCATTAACTTCAGCAAGCTTCTGACCCTGCAATAGAGAAAGTAGAGTACATGAAACTATTATGTGCTTCGGAAATAAAAAATCTCCTTTAACTGAGGGAAGCcataagaaatatatacaaCTCTTTGATGCAAACCAGAAAATTGATTCTTTATTTCCAACGTCTAACTGCATACCTCCACCCACTCCATTACAAGAACTTTGCTGGTACTGTACTCTGTGTACATCTTTGGAACCAAGACATCCTTGATGCTACCATACAACTTCCTGTTCAAGAATAGAGAATGTTACTTTACAGAATCCCTTATAGAGGAATTTTAATAATTAGATGAGCAAATACCACGGTTAAACAACAAATCACATGATTTATAGCTCagatcaataatttataatgagAATACAATGGACTCGTCATAGCCATATCATAAGTGGGCGATCAAACAAGGCAGGCGAGACTCAAACCTTAGCAAGGCTTTACCTAAATTTTATTCCGTTTTGGGCTTCTTTCAAGTAATCCATCTCCTGCATTCAATGTGATTTACCTGTATTCAATATAAAGCTCTAAGATATTCCTCgaacaagaaaaaatttaaatgcaACAACTAGTTACTAGTCCATCAAAAAGATCTTTCAAGACATTATATAATCATCGTTTGTATCTATCAGTTACTCACATAGTAGCTAGAAATAGAATATCTTTTTTTCCCCTATCAACTTAAGAGCGTCAAATTTCATTTTTACGGAACAGAAAGGTAGGATTGCACAAAGGAAAATAGTGCGACACTCTTTCCTCAATGGCGGAGAAGAGAAGCATCAAGAACTTaccattttttattataagcAAAGTATACTCTACTAGTCTGAATAAAATGTCCGCAAAACATGACTTGAGGTGAATCATTTACCTTAAAAAGACTTGTTGCCCATTCATCAACAACTGCCTGCAATGAAATTTCACACTTCAGCATTGGAACGGGTTTCTCTCAGATAGTGGAAACCAGTTCTATCCaacaatttaaaagaaaaaatctactAGAACCGTCTGAAATGGATACTAGAGTAAGTCTCAACATATTTAAATGTTCTTCTGCATAGCTAAGGAAGTTCAAAAAGTGGAGTAATGTTGAAAGAAGACAATAATTAATCAGTTCAAAGGAAGTGCTCAATTTACACAAGTTTAACGTCACCTGGAGATCTGAGTTGAATCTCCCAGCCTTTTTAATCAAACCCGCCATGTATCGCAGAATTAGAGTGTCCAAAGCAATAGCAGCTCGTACACCAGGACGCTGCACTTTAACAGCAACAACCTTTCCATTTCTACGAAGCCTAGCTTGATATACCTGACACGTAGACCAATGTATGATCCACATAATAGGATAAGCTCTCATACATAGACTGGGAATAAAAAAACTA includes:
- the LOC108824414 gene encoding uncharacterized aarF domain-containing protein kinase At1g71810, chloroplastic isoform X3 yields the protein MMILLPAPPPIASFAANPALLLSSPPYRPRRRDNSAVVSAASRDAVDSFTSKSGYLFNLSAEEADSLAEYSFARIDAMYRKKPLILLRRLAQIGSTFGFWFGLRLADEALDRSQQMFKVRAAELRKLLVELGPDLIPPVYLDELSLLQDQITPFSTEVAFNMIEDELGLPIDELFSEISPEPVAAASLGQVYQARLRRNGKVVAVKVQRPGVRAAIALDTLILRYMAGLIKKAGRFNSDLQAVVDEWATSLFKEMDYLKEAQNGIKFRKLYGSIKDVLVPKMYTEYSTSKVLVMEWVEGQKLAEVNDLYLVEVGVYCSFNQLLEYGFYHADPHPGNFLRTYDGQLAYLDFGMMGEFRPELRDGFMEACLHLVNRDFKSLAKDFVTLGLLPPTAEKGAVTKALTDVFQDAIARGVRNISFGDLSGDLGKTMYQFKFRIPPYFSLVIRSLAVLEGIAIGINPNYKVLGSTYPWIARKILTDSSPQLKSSLQSLLYEEGVFRIDRLESLVTESLRTETALVQNPVEGTDSKIVMKQILAFTFTEQGSFVREILLREFAKGLDAFGLATLDSFTSVSPFSGSRPFNSLTEEDITNLRTFNRLISLFSGMRGDEAVSTQVKATSKNGEALTPQDEASLVMYQLPSAEEMLPILSILPELPQESQQRLLQLPGDLVGRLVSRAFARTIRRMFL
- the LOC108824414 gene encoding uncharacterized aarF domain-containing protein kinase At1g71810, chloroplastic isoform X2, producing MMILLPAPPPIASFAANPALLLSSPPYRPRRRDNSAVVSAASRDAVDSFTSKSGYLFNLSAEEADSLAEYSFARIDAMYRKKPLILLRRLAQIGSTFGFWFGLRLADEALDRSQQMFKVRAAELRKLLVELGPAYVKIAQAVSSRPDLIPPVYLDELSLLQDQITPFSTEVAFNMIEDELGLPIDELFSEISPEPVAAASLGQVYQARLRRNGKVVAVKVQRPGVRAAIALDTLILRYMAGLIKKAGRFNSDLQAVVDEWATSLFKEMDYLKEAQNGIKFRKLYGSIKDVLVPKMYTEYSTSKVLVMEWVEGQKLAEVNDLYLVEVGVYCSFNQLLEYGFYHADPHPGNFLRTYDGQLAYLDFGMMGEFRPELRDGFMEACLHLVNRDFKSLAKDFVTLGLLPPTAEKGAVTKALTDVFQDAIARGVRNISFGDLSGDLGKTMYQFKFRIPPYFSLVIRSLAVLEGIAIGINPNYKVLGSTYPWIARKILTDSSPQLKSSLQSLLYEEGVFRIDRLESLVTESLRTETALVQNPVEGTDSKIVMKQILAFTFTEQGSFVREILLREFAKGLDAFGLATLDSFTSVSPFSGSRPFNSLTEEDITNLRTFNRLISLFSGMRGDEAQVKATSKNGEALTPQDEASLVMYQLPSAEEMLPILSILPELPQESQQRLLQLPGDLVGRLVSRAFARTIRRMFL
- the LOC108824414 gene encoding uncharacterized aarF domain-containing protein kinase At1g71810, chloroplastic isoform X1, coding for MMILLPAPPPIASFAANPALLLSSPPYRPRRRDNSAVVSAASRDAVDSFTSKSGYLFNLSAEEADSLAEYSFARIDAMYRKKPLILLRRLAQIGSTFGFWFGLRLADEALDRSQQMFKVRAAELRKLLVELGPAYVKIAQAVSSRPDLIPPVYLDELSLLQDQITPFSTEVAFNMIEDELGLPIDELFSEISPEPVAAASLGQVYQARLRRNGKVVAVKVQRPGVRAAIALDTLILRYMAGLIKKAGRFNSDLQAVVDEWATSLFKEMDYLKEAQNGIKFRKLYGSIKDVLVPKMYTEYSTSKVLVMEWVEGQKLAEVNDLYLVEVGVYCSFNQLLEYGFYHADPHPGNFLRTYDGQLAYLDFGMMGEFRPELRDGFMEACLHLVNRDFKSLAKDFVTLGLLPPTAEKGAVTKALTDVFQDAIARGVRNISFGDLSGDLGKTMYQFKFRIPPYFSLVIRSLAVLEGIAIGINPNYKVLGSTYPWIARKILTDSSPQLKSSLQSLLYEEGVFRIDRLESLVTESLRTETALVQNPVEGTDSKIVMKQILAFTFTEQGSFVREILLREFAKGLDAFGLATLDSFTSVSPFSGSRPFNSLTEEDITNLRTFNRLISLFSGMRGDEAVSTQVKATSKNGEALTPQDEASLVMYQLPSAEEMLPILSILPELPQESQQRLLQLPGDLVGRLVSRAFARTIRRMFL